The following coding sequences are from one Nilaparvata lugens isolate BPH chromosome 4, ASM1435652v1, whole genome shotgun sequence window:
- the LOC120350797 gene encoding protoporphyrinogen oxidase-like — protein sequence MLVVLGGGIGGLSAAHYLVKRNNANSKILLVEATSYLGGWIKTIVNEDKGVIFETGPRTIRPAGHQGANTLLLIEELNLADKVKPILRSHPAAKNRFIYTNKKLHPLPSSLGSMFFAQPPFEKPLIMSIFKDLSTPMKKIQDESLYSFVERRLGKDIADYAISPMVCGICAGDAKEISVRFLMSSLFDAEQKHGSIIRGLLRNMFDSSSNPKIEGILSERAKKEKWSVWTMEGGLQTLPDKLSSKLADDGVDISLNEKCTSLKFVDGGVQCRIGSEDVHAKHVVSSIAANGLAKIIGDNFLSQELSEIECVTVGVVNLAFNGDLLKENGFGFLVPPFEGLPLLGIIFDSCCTQQSGKTVLTVMMGGRWFDKYFGKNPTKENLLDTAITQVKNILHINEQPILTNCAILENCIPQYVIGHHERVNRIQSYISDKKLPLSLVGSSYNGVGLNDVILSSRTAVDKIIL from the coding sequence ATGTTGGTTGTATTAGGGGGTGGAATTGGTGGACTTAGTGCTGCTCATTACCTTGTCAAGAGGAATAATGCTAACTCTAAAATACTGCTTGTAGAAGCAACCAGCTATCTTGGAGGATGGATAAAAACTATTGTCAATGAAGATAAAGGTGTTATTTTTGAGACTGGACCACGTACAATACGACCCGCCGGCCATCAAGGAGCTAACACGTTATTGCTTATTGAGGAACTAAACTTAGCAGATAAGGTGAAGCCAATTTTAAGATCTCATCCTGCTGCAAAAAACAGGTTCATTTACACAAACAAAAAGCTGCATCCTCTACCCTCCAGTCTTGGAAGCATGTTTTTTGCACAACCACCTTTTGAAAAACCATTAATAATGAGTATCTTTAAAGACTTATCAACACCAATGAAGAAGATTCAAGATGAAAGTTTGTACAGTTTTGTAGAGAGGAGGCTAGGTAAAGACATTGCCGACTACGCGATAAGCCCCATGGTTTGTGGGATTTGCGCGGGTGATGCTAAAGAAATAAGCGTCAGATTTCTAATGTCCAGCCTCTTCGATGCAGAACAGAAACATGGATCTATCATTAGAGGACTTTTGAGAAACATGTTTGACAGTAGTTCAAATCCTAAAATTGAGGGGATTCTCAGTGAACGAGCTAAGAAGGAAAAGTGGAGTGTTTGGACCATGGAAGGGGGACTGCAAACTTTGCCTGATAAGTTGTCTTCCAAGTTAGCTGATGACGGAGTTGACATttctttgaatgaaaaatgtacCAGTTTAAAATTCGTTGATGGTGGAGTGCAGTGTAGGATCGGCTCTGAAGATGTTCACGCTAAACATGTGGTTTCCTCGATTGCAGCCAATGGACTAGCCAAGATTATTGGAGACAATTTTCTCTCCCAGGAACTATCTGAAATCGAATGTGTGACAGTAGGTGTGGTAAATCTCGCTTTCAATGGTGATCTCCTAAAAGAAAATGGTTTCGGCTTCCTAGTACCACCGTTTGAAGGTTTACCACTGCTAGGTATCATTTTCGACAGCTGCTGTACACAACAAAGTGGTAAAACTGTGTTGACTGTAATGATGGGTGGACGATGGTTTGATAAATATTTTGGTAAGAACCCTACTAAAGAGAATCTCCTGGATACTGCTATTACCCAAGTCAAAAACATTCTTCACATCAATGAGCAACCGATCCTAACCAACTGTGCGATTCTTGAAAACTGTATACCTCAATATGTTATTGGTCATCACGAGCGAGTTAACAGAATTCAATCCTATATAAGTGATAAGAAGCTGCCTCTTTCTTTGGTGGGTTCATCTTACAATGGAGTTGGTTTGAATGATGTAATTCTATCATCAAGAACTGCTGTGGATAAAATCATTCTCtaa
- the LOC111049319 gene encoding uncharacterized protein LOC111049319, with amino-acid sequence MSRKTQSAYEGVLSYLKEHTPELNPTVVMSDFEQAMQNAARMVWPNTRIVGCFFHYAQESLPWPADQAEAEQLSQRQMAYLARVAVNADDAVAGEGDLVCVACAVHKRSYMTQPCAHFVLCGTCVLVHRRTVNYRGVLPQPIICPVCRSPLTGYCRVFQ; translated from the exons ATGTCACGGAAAACACAGTCGGCGTATGAGGGTGTTCTTTCATACTTGAAAGAACATACGCCGGAGCTGAACCCCACGGTGGTCATGTCAGACTTCGAACAGGCAATGCAAAATGCTGCCAGAATGGTGTGGCCGAACACGCGAATCGTGGGCTGCTTTTTCCACTATGCTCAG GAAAGTCTTCCATGGCCCGCAGAC CAAGCCGAGGCCGAACAACTGAGCCAGAGGCAGATGGCGTACCTGGCTAGAGTGGCAGTTAACGCGGATGATGCCGTCGCAGGCGAAGGCGACTTGGTATGCGTCGCCTGCGCGGTCCACAAGCGCTCCTATATGACGCAGCCTTGTGCGCATTTTGTACTGTGTGGCACCTGTGTGCTGGTTCATCGCCGCACAGTCAACTACAGGGGTGTTCTGCCGCAACCCATTATTTGCCCCGTATGTAGGAGCCCCTTGACGGGATACTGCAGGGTGTtccaataa